One Pseudomonas sp. MH9.2 DNA segment encodes these proteins:
- a CDS encoding aldehyde dehydrogenase (NADP(+)) translates to MSHILGYNYIGGQRSAAGQVIVHSVDASTGEKLPHDFYQATLEEVDSAAKAAAAAYPIYRQLSAVKRAEFLDAIADELDALGDDFVAMVCRETALPAGRIQGERGRTSGQMRLFAKVLRRGDFYGARIDQALPERKPLPRPDLRQYRIGLGPVAVFGASNFPLAFSTAGGDTASALAAGCPVVFKAHSGHMATAEQVADAIIRAAEKTGMPAGVFNMIYGAGVGEALVKHPAILAMGFTGSLKGGRALCDMAAARPQPIPVFAEMSSINPVIILPEALAARGESIAGELAASVVQGCGQFCTNPGLVIGLRSPAFSEFVQQLSAQINDQAPQTMLNAGTLGSYAKGLQALQAHSGIAHLAGSEQQGNQARPQLFKADVSLLLNGDAVLQEEVFGPTTVVVEVVDQAQLSEALHGLHGQLTATLIAEPGDLQQFSELTALLELKVGRILLNGYPTGVEVCDSMVHGGPYPATSDARGTSVGTLAIDRFLRPVCFQNYPDSALPAALKNANPLGIQRLVDGVASTAAMG, encoded by the coding sequence ATGTCCCACATTCTTGGTTACAACTACATCGGCGGCCAGCGTAGCGCTGCCGGCCAGGTCATCGTGCACAGCGTCGACGCCAGCACCGGCGAAAAGCTGCCCCACGACTTCTATCAGGCCACCCTCGAAGAAGTCGACAGCGCCGCCAAGGCAGCCGCTGCCGCGTACCCGATCTATCGTCAATTGAGCGCAGTGAAACGGGCTGAATTCCTCGACGCCATCGCCGATGAACTCGACGCGCTGGGCGATGACTTCGTTGCCATGGTTTGCCGTGAAACCGCGCTGCCTGCCGGGCGTATCCAGGGCGAACGCGGACGTACCAGTGGCCAGATGCGCTTATTCGCCAAGGTCCTGCGCCGTGGAGATTTCTACGGTGCGCGAATCGATCAGGCGCTGCCGGAACGCAAACCGTTGCCACGCCCGGACCTGCGTCAGTACCGCATCGGCCTGGGCCCGGTTGCCGTGTTCGGCGCCAGTAACTTTCCGCTGGCATTCTCGACGGCCGGTGGCGATACCGCTTCGGCCCTCGCGGCCGGTTGCCCGGTGGTGTTCAAGGCCCACAGCGGGCACATGGCAACCGCCGAACAGGTCGCTGATGCGATCATCCGCGCGGCGGAAAAGACCGGCATGCCGGCCGGCGTGTTCAACATGATCTACGGCGCCGGCGTGGGTGAAGCGCTGGTCAAACATCCGGCGATTCTGGCCATGGGCTTCACCGGCTCGCTCAAAGGTGGCCGCGCCCTGTGCGACATGGCGGCAGCGCGCCCACAACCGATTCCAGTGTTCGCCGAGATGAGCAGCATTAACCCGGTGATCATCCTTCCCGAGGCCCTGGCTGCACGCGGCGAAAGCATTGCCGGCGAACTGGCTGCGTCGGTGGTTCAGGGGTGTGGTCAGTTCTGTACCAATCCCGGTCTGGTCATTGGTCTGCGCTCGCCCGCGTTCAGCGAATTCGTGCAACAGCTCAGCGCGCAGATCAACGATCAAGCGCCGCAAACCATGCTCAATGCGGGCACGCTAGGCAGCTATGCCAAAGGTTTGCAGGCATTGCAGGCGCACTCTGGCATCGCGCACCTGGCAGGCAGTGAACAGCAGGGTAATCAGGCCCGGCCACAACTGTTCAAGGCCGATGTCAGCCTGTTGCTCAACGGCGACGCGGTGTTGCAGGAAGAAGTATTCGGCCCGACCACCGTGGTGGTGGAAGTCGTCGATCAAGCCCAACTCAGCGAAGCCCTGCACGGCTTGCACGGTCAGCTCACCGCGACCTTGATCGCCGAACCGGGCGACCTGCAGCAGTTCAGCGAACTCACTGCGCTGCTGGAACTGAAAGTCGGCCGTATCCTGCTTAACGGTTATCCGACCGGGGTCGAGGTGTGCGATTCGATGGTGCACGGCGGGCCTTATCCCGCGACTTCCGATGCCCGTGGGACGTCGGTGGGGACGTTGGCGATCGATCGTTTCCTGCGCCCGGTGTGTTTCCAGAACTACCCGGACAGCGCACTGCCCGCCGCCCTAAAAAACGCCAACCCGCTGGGCATTCAGCGATTGGTGGATGGGGTGGCGTCAACGGCTGCGATGGGCTGA
- the araD1 gene encoding AraD1 family protein, translating into MRLVQFELSNGQRRVGVVDGERVREVVGAASVRELALAAIEAGVSLVQQVERQGLGTDHDYPQLLQDLRILPPLDHPDPAHMLVSGTGLTHLGSAATRDKMHQHTVDDATLTDSMRIFQWGLEGGKPTAGQAGVQPEWFYKGDGGIVVRPGRSFPLPPFAEDAGEEPELSGLYVIGPDHKPYRLGFAIGNEFSDHVMERKNYLYLAHSKLRACSFGPELRVGELPQHLSGTSRILRDGTVLWEKEFLSGEANMCHSFENLEYHHFKYSQFLRPGDVHIHFFGTATLSFADGVCARPGDTFEISQADFGAPLINGIAPAEAAFQPGTIGTL; encoded by the coding sequence ATGCGTTTAGTACAGTTCGAATTGAGCAATGGCCAGCGTCGGGTTGGCGTGGTGGACGGCGAGCGGGTGCGCGAAGTGGTGGGCGCTGCCAGCGTTCGCGAACTGGCGCTGGCCGCCATTGAGGCGGGCGTCAGTCTGGTGCAACAGGTCGAACGCCAAGGGCTGGGTACCGATCACGATTACCCGCAACTGCTGCAAGACCTGCGCATTCTGCCACCGCTGGACCATCCCGATCCGGCACACATGCTGGTTAGTGGTACTGGCTTGACGCATTTGGGCAGTGCTGCGACGCGGGACAAAATGCACCAGCACACGGTTGATGACGCGACATTGACCGACAGCATGCGCATTTTTCAATGGGGTCTTGAGGGTGGTAAACCGACCGCTGGCCAGGCCGGAGTGCAGCCAGAATGGTTCTATAAAGGCGACGGCGGCATCGTCGTTCGCCCAGGGCGTTCGTTCCCGCTGCCGCCGTTCGCTGAAGATGCTGGCGAAGAGCCGGAGTTGAGCGGTTTGTATGTGATTGGTCCTGACCATAAGCCGTACCGTCTGGGCTTCGCCATCGGCAATGAGTTTTCCGACCATGTGATGGAGCGCAAGAACTACCTGTACCTCGCGCACTCCAAATTACGCGCCTGTTCATTTGGCCCGGAATTACGGGTCGGCGAACTGCCGCAACACCTGTCGGGCACCAGCCGGATCCTTCGTGACGGCACGGTGCTCTGGGAAAAAGAGTTCCTCAGTGGCGAGGCCAACATGTGCCACAGCTTCGAGAACCTCGAATACCACCACTTCAAGTACAGCCAATTCCTGCGTCCGGGCGATGTGCACATTCATTTCTTCGGCACCGCGACCTTGTCTTTTGCCGACGGCGTGTGCGCTCGGCCAGGGGATACGTTCGAAATCAGTCAGGCCGACTTCGGCGCCCCGTTGATCAACGGCATCGCCCCGGCTGAAGCTGCTTTTCAGCCCGGCACCATTGGCACCCTTTAA
- a CDS encoding MFS transporter, protein MSQELRLIRRITLKLIPFLILLYLIAYVDRSAVGFAKLHMGADLGIGDAAYGLGAGLFFIGYFLLEIPSNLMLERFGARRWFARIMITWGAITIGMAFVQGPHSFYVMRLLLGAAEAGFFPGVLYYITQWFPVRHRGKILGLFILSQPIAMMITGPVSGGLLGMDGVLGLHGWQWLFIVIGTPAILLTWPVLRWLPDGPKQVKWMDQTEKDWLAGELKKDLEEYGQTRHGNPLHALKDKRVLLLALFYLPVTLSIYGLGLWLPTLIKQFGGSDLTTGFVSAVPYIFGIIGLLIIPRSSDRLNDRYGHLAVLYVLGAIGLFLSAWLTMPVLQLAALCLVAFALFSCTAVFWTLPGRFFAGASAAAGIALINSVGNLGGYIGPFVIGALKEYTGNLASGLYFLSGVMVFGLFLTGVVYRLLERKHALAPTEFAASARSQRAQPVSRP, encoded by the coding sequence ATGAGCCAGGAACTCAGGCTTATACGCCGCATCACCCTGAAACTGATTCCCTTCCTGATCCTGCTGTACCTGATCGCTTACGTGGATCGCTCTGCCGTCGGTTTCGCCAAGCTGCACATGGGCGCGGACCTGGGCATCGGTGACGCGGCCTACGGGTTGGGCGCCGGGCTGTTTTTTATCGGCTACTTTCTGTTGGAGATCCCCAGCAACCTGATGCTTGAGCGCTTCGGTGCCCGCCGCTGGTTCGCCCGCATCATGATCACTTGGGGCGCGATCACCATCGGCATGGCGTTTGTCCAAGGGCCGCACAGTTTCTACGTGATGCGCTTGCTGCTGGGCGCAGCGGAGGCGGGCTTCTTTCCGGGGGTGCTGTACTACATCACCCAATGGTTCCCGGTTCGCCATCGCGGCAAGATCCTCGGCTTGTTCATCCTGTCGCAACCCATTGCCATGATGATCACCGGGCCGGTTTCCGGTGGATTGCTGGGGATGGATGGCGTGTTGGGTCTGCACGGCTGGCAGTGGCTGTTCATCGTCATCGGCACCCCGGCGATTCTGCTGACCTGGCCGGTCTTGCGCTGGTTGCCGGATGGTCCGAAACAGGTGAAGTGGATGGACCAGACCGAGAAGGACTGGTTGGCCGGTGAGCTGAAAAAGGACCTGGAAGAGTACGGCCAGACCCGCCATGGCAATCCGTTGCATGCCCTTAAAGACAAGCGAGTGTTACTGCTGGCGCTGTTCTACCTGCCCGTGACCCTGAGCATCTATGGACTGGGCTTGTGGCTGCCGACCTTGATCAAGCAGTTCGGCGGTAGCGACCTGACCACCGGCTTCGTCTCGGCGGTGCCTTATATCTTCGGCATCATTGGTTTGCTGATCATCCCGCGCAGCTCCGACCGATTGAATGACCGCTACGGGCATCTGGCAGTGCTGTATGTGCTCGGCGCTATTGGCCTGTTTCTCAGCGCCTGGCTGACGATGCCGGTACTGCAACTGGCGGCCCTGTGCCTGGTGGCGTTCGCGTTGTTTTCCTGCACGGCAGTGTTCTGGACCTTGCCGGGACGCTTCTTTGCCGGGGCCAGCGCGGCGGCCGGTATCGCCCTGATCAACTCGGTCGGCAACCTCGGCGGTTACATCGGACCGTTCGTGATCGGCGCGCTGAAGGAGTACACCGGCAACCTTGCGTCGGGCCTGTACTTCCTGTCTGGCGTCATGGTCTTCGGCTTGTTTCTGACCGGCGTCGTCTACCGCCTGCTGGAGCGTAAACACGCTCTGGCTCCGACCGAATTTGCTGCCAGCGCCCGAAGCCAAAGGGCTCAGCCTGTCAGTCGTCCTTGA
- a CDS encoding IlvD/Edd family dehydratase translates to MSDSEKKPPLRSAQWFGTADKNGFMYRSWMKNQGIADHQFHGKPIIGICNTWSELTPCNAHFRQIAEHVKRGVIEAGGFPVEFPVFSNGESNLRPTAMFTRNLTSMDVEEAIRGNPIDGVVLLTGCDKTTPALLMGAASCDVPAIVVTGGPMLNGKHKGKDIGSGTVVWQLSEQVKAGQISLDDFLAAEGGMSRSAGTCNTMGTASTMACMAEALGTSLPHNAAIPAVDARRYVLAHMSGMRAVEMVREDLRLSKILTKEAFENAIRVNAAIGGSTNAVIHLKAIAGRIGVELDLDDWTRMGRGIPTIVDLQPSGRFLMEEFYYAGGLPAVLRRLDEANLLPNPDALTVNGKTLRDNNKAAPIYGEDEVIRTIDNPIRADGGICVLRGNLAPLGAVLKPSAASAELMQHRGRAVVFENFDHYKARIDDPELDIDASCVMVMKNCGPKGYPGMAEVGNMGLPAKLLAQGVTDMVRISDARMSGTAYGTVVLHVAPEAAAGGPLAVVHEGDWIELDCANGRLHLDISDAELAGRLADWQAPEGLLLGGYRQLYIDHVMQADQGCDFDFLVGCRGADVPRHSH, encoded by the coding sequence ATGTCTGATTCCGAGAAAAAACCACCCCTGCGTTCTGCCCAATGGTTTGGTACTGCCGACAAAAACGGCTTTATGTACCGTAGCTGGATGAAGAACCAGGGCATCGCCGATCATCAATTCCATGGCAAGCCCATCATTGGTATCTGCAATACCTGGTCGGAACTGACGCCGTGCAACGCACATTTCCGGCAGATCGCCGAGCACGTCAAACGTGGGGTAATCGAAGCCGGCGGCTTCCCGGTGGAGTTCCCAGTGTTTTCCAACGGCGAATCCAACCTGCGCCCTACCGCCATGTTCACCCGTAACCTGACGAGCATGGATGTCGAAGAAGCGATCCGGGGTAACCCTATCGATGGCGTAGTGCTGCTGACCGGCTGCGATAAAACCACCCCGGCACTGCTGATGGGCGCCGCCAGTTGCGACGTGCCTGCCATCGTCGTCACCGGCGGCCCGATGCTCAACGGCAAACATAAAGGCAAGGACATCGGCTCCGGCACCGTGGTCTGGCAACTCAGCGAACAGGTAAAGGCCGGGCAGATCAGCCTCGACGACTTCCTCGCAGCTGAAGGCGGCATGTCCCGTTCGGCAGGCACCTGCAACACCATGGGCACCGCCTCGACCATGGCCTGCATGGCCGAAGCCCTCGGCACTTCCCTGCCCCATAACGCGGCGATTCCCGCAGTCGATGCACGACGCTACGTGCTCGCGCATATGTCGGGCATGCGTGCGGTTGAAATGGTCCGTGAAGACCTGCGTCTGTCGAAAATCCTCACCAAAGAAGCCTTCGAAAACGCCATTCGGGTCAACGCCGCCATCGGTGGCTCGACCAATGCGGTCATTCACTTGAAGGCGATTGCCGGACGTATCGGCGTCGAACTGGACCTCGACGACTGGACCCGCATGGGTCGCGGTATACCGACCATCGTCGACCTGCAACCCTCGGGGCGCTTCCTGATGGAAGAGTTTTACTACGCGGGGGGGCTGCCTGCGGTGCTGCGTCGCCTCGATGAAGCCAATCTGTTGCCCAACCCGGATGCCCTGACCGTCAACGGTAAAACCCTACGCGACAACAACAAAGCCGCGCCAATCTATGGCGAAGATGAAGTGATCCGTACAATCGACAACCCGATTCGCGCCGACGGCGGCATCTGTGTGCTGCGCGGCAACCTTGCACCACTGGGGGCCGTACTCAAACCTTCAGCCGCCAGCGCCGAATTGATGCAGCACCGTGGCCGGGCCGTGGTGTTCGAGAACTTCGACCACTACAAGGCACGGATCGACGACCCTGAACTGGACATCGACGCCAGCTGCGTCATGGTGATGAAAAACTGTGGACCGAAGGGTTATCCAGGCATGGCCGAAGTCGGCAACATGGGTTTGCCTGCGAAACTGCTGGCTCAGGGCGTGACCGATATGGTGCGCATCTCCGACGCGCGCATGAGTGGCACCGCCTATGGCACGGTGGTCTTGCATGTGGCACCGGAAGCCGCTGCGGGCGGACCGTTGGCGGTGGTGCATGAAGGTGACTGGATCGAACTCGACTGCGCCAACGGCCGTTTGCACCTGGACATCTCCGATGCTGAACTGGCCGGGCGCCTGGCCGACTGGCAAGCGCCAGAGGGATTACTGCTGGGCGGTTATCGCCAGCTGTACATCGACCATGTGATGCAAGCCGATCAAGGCTGCGACTTCGACTTCCTGGTCGGCTGTCGTGGCGCCGACGTGCCACGTCATTCGCACTGA
- a CDS encoding FadR/GntR family transcriptional regulator, with product MDYRKPSVRKSMHARIVQDIGMQIVSGRFKPDDKLPAETTLCEEYAVSRPVLREATRVLVAKGLVYSRPRVGTVVKPRREWHLLDPDVLHWVMQSSPQNEFFNLLTSVRSIIEPAAAALAAQYATDQDIASIGEAYQRMEAAPTPEALLQPDLDFHSRIADATHNDLLAHLCNMLSLALREALKHSNQRPNLHELAMPRHKAILTAIENRDALGARHATLVQLDDARSALNVVLGQDVAL from the coding sequence ATGGACTACCGTAAGCCCTCCGTCCGCAAAAGCATGCATGCCCGAATCGTTCAGGACATCGGCATGCAGATCGTATCCGGCCGCTTCAAGCCCGACGATAAACTGCCTGCCGAAACGACCCTGTGCGAAGAGTACGCAGTTAGCCGGCCGGTGCTACGTGAAGCCACGCGGGTGTTGGTCGCCAAAGGTCTGGTGTATTCCCGGCCGCGGGTCGGCACAGTGGTCAAACCACGTCGCGAATGGCATTTGCTCGACCCGGACGTGCTGCATTGGGTCATGCAAAGCAGCCCGCAAAATGAATTCTTCAACCTGCTGACCAGCGTGCGCAGCATCATCGAGCCCGCTGCGGCCGCCCTCGCCGCCCAATACGCAACCGATCAGGACATTGCTTCGATTGGCGAGGCCTACCAACGCATGGAAGCCGCGCCGACGCCTGAAGCACTGTTGCAGCCAGACTTGGACTTCCACAGCAGGATCGCCGACGCCACCCATAACGACCTGCTCGCCCACCTGTGCAACATGCTGTCGCTGGCCCTGCGCGAAGCGTTGAAACACTCCAACCAACGACCAAACCTCCATGAGCTGGCGATGCCGCGCCACAAAGCGATCCTGACCGCCATCGAAAACCGCGACGCCCTCGGCGCACGCCATGCCACGCTGGTACAACTGGATGACGCAAGAAGCGCCCTGAACGTGGTGTTGGGGCAGGATGTGGCGTTGTAA
- a CDS encoding RND family transporter, translating into MTNHQPLHHQDKATFLERLIFNNRPVVVFICLLVSTFLFYQATLVRPSTSFEKMIPLEHPFIQKMLEHRNDLANLGNTVRVSVEAVDGDIFTKEYMETLRLINDEVFYISGVDRSGLKSLWSPSVRWTEVTEEGFAGGEVIPQSYNGSEDSLDQLRNNVLKSGQVGRLVANDFKSSIVDIPLLESYPDPNDQGKLLALDYRQFSHQLEEKIRDKFQAQNPNVKVHIVGFAKKVGDLIDGLIMVVLFFGVAFLITLVLLIWFTRCIRSTIAVLSTTLIAVVWQLGLMHVVGFGLDPYSMLVPFLIFAIGISHGVQKINGIAMQSSDADNALTAARRTFRQLFLPGMIAILADAVGFITLLIIDIGVIRELAIGASIGVAVIVFTNLILLPVAISYVGISKKAVERSKKDAVREHPFWRLLSNFASAKVAPVSIGLALLAFGGGLWYSQNLKIGDLDQGAPELRPDSRYNKDNSFIIKNYSTSSDVLVVMVKTPPEGCSAYPTMSAINELTWKMENTPGVQSAISLVTVSKQMIKGMNEGNLKWESLSRNKDVLNNSISRADGLYNNDCSLAPLLVFLNDHKAETLDRAVHAVKDFARDNDKDGLQFLLAAGNAGIEAATNEVIKASELTILILVYLCVATMCMITFRSWAATLCIVLPLVLTSVLGNALMAFMGIGVKVATLPVVALGVGIGVDYGIYVYSRLESFLRAGLPLQEAYYETLKSTGKAVLFTGLCLSIGVCTWIFSAIKFQADMGLMLTFMLLWNMFGALWLLPALARFLIKPESMAGKVGNSLFSH; encoded by the coding sequence ATGACCAATCATCAACCACTTCATCATCAAGACAAGGCGACGTTCCTTGAACGGTTGATTTTCAACAATCGCCCGGTAGTGGTCTTTATCTGCCTGCTGGTCAGTACCTTTCTGTTCTATCAGGCGACGTTGGTTCGGCCCTCGACCAGTTTCGAAAAAATGATTCCGCTCGAGCATCCCTTCATCCAGAAGATGCTTGAACACCGCAACGATCTGGCCAACCTCGGCAATACCGTACGGGTTTCCGTGGAAGCGGTGGACGGCGACATCTTCACGAAGGAGTACATGGAGACCCTGCGACTGATCAATGACGAGGTGTTCTACATCTCCGGCGTTGATCGATCCGGGTTGAAGTCGCTGTGGAGTCCTAGCGTGCGCTGGACCGAAGTGACCGAAGAAGGGTTTGCTGGTGGTGAAGTCATCCCGCAAAGCTACAACGGGTCCGAAGACAGCCTTGATCAACTGCGCAACAACGTGCTCAAGTCGGGTCAGGTCGGTCGACTGGTGGCCAACGATTTCAAATCGAGCATCGTGGATATTCCGTTGCTCGAGTCCTACCCGGACCCGAATGATCAAGGCAAGCTGCTTGCCCTCGATTACCGGCAGTTTTCCCATCAGCTCGAAGAGAAAATTCGCGACAAGTTCCAGGCGCAGAACCCTAATGTGAAGGTGCACATCGTCGGTTTCGCCAAGAAAGTCGGCGACCTGATCGATGGCCTGATCATGGTGGTCCTGTTTTTTGGTGTGGCTTTCCTGATCACCCTGGTGCTGCTCATCTGGTTCACGCGCTGTATCCGCAGCACCATCGCGGTGCTCAGCACCACGCTGATTGCGGTGGTCTGGCAATTGGGGTTGATGCACGTGGTGGGCTTCGGCCTGGACCCGTATTCGATGTTGGTGCCGTTCCTGATTTTCGCCATCGGTATTTCCCACGGCGTACAAAAAATCAACGGCATCGCCATGCAGTCCAGCGATGCCGACAACGCCTTGACCGCTGCTCGACGGACGTTCCGCCAACTGTTTTTGCCGGGGATGATCGCGATCCTTGCCGACGCAGTGGGTTTCATCACCTTGCTGATTATCGACATCGGCGTGATCCGCGAGCTGGCCATCGGCGCGTCGATTGGTGTCGCGGTCATCGTTTTCACCAACCTGATCCTGTTGCCGGTGGCGATTTCCTATGTCGGCATCAGCAAGAAAGCCGTTGAACGCAGTAAAAAGGATGCGGTGCGTGAGCATCCGTTCTGGCGCCTGCTGTCGAATTTCGCCAGCGCAAAAGTTGCGCCGGTGTCTATTGGCCTGGCGTTGCTGGCCTTCGGTGGTGGGCTCTGGTACAGCCAGAACCTGAAAATCGGTGACCTCGATCAGGGGGCGCCGGAACTGCGTCCGGACTCGCGCTACAACAAAGACAACAGTTTCATCATCAAAAACTACTCCACCAGCTCGGATGTCTTGGTGGTGATGGTCAAGACCCCGCCAGAAGGCTGCTCGGCCTATCCGACGATGTCTGCCATCAACGAACTGACCTGGAAGATGGAGAACACCCCAGGCGTGCAGTCGGCGATTTCCCTGGTGACCGTGTCCAAGCAGATGATCAAGGGCATGAACGAGGGCAACCTGAAATGGGAATCCCTGTCGCGTAACAAGGACGTGCTGAACAACTCCATCTCCCGCGCTGACGGCCTGTACAACAACGATTGCTCGCTGGCACCGCTGTTGGTGTTCCTCAACGACCACAAGGCCGAAACCCTTGATCGCGCGGTGCATGCAGTCAAGGACTTCGCCAGGGACAACGACAAGGATGGTCTGCAATTCCTTCTCGCCGCGGGTAATGCGGGGATCGAGGCGGCCACCAACGAAGTGATCAAGGCGTCGGAGTTGACGATTCTGATCCTGGTCTACCTCTGCGTGGCGACCATGTGCATGATCACCTTCCGTTCATGGGCGGCGACCTTGTGCATCGTCCTGCCGCTGGTGCTGACGTCCGTACTGGGCAACGCCTTGATGGCCTTCATGGGCATTGGGGTGAAAGTCGCGACCTTGCCGGTGGTCGCACTGGGTGTGGGCATCGGTGTGGATTACGGGATCTACGTTTACAGCCGTCTGGAAAGCTTCCTGCGTGCCGGTCTGCCTCTGCAGGAAGCGTATTACGAGACCTTGAAGTCCACCGGTAAAGCGGTGCTGTTTACCGGCTTGTGCCTCTCTATCGGGGTTTGCACCTGGATCTTCTCGGCAATCAAGTTTCAGGCTGACATGGGCCTGATGCTGACCTTCATGCTCCTGTGGAACATGTTCGGTGCCCTGTGGCTACTGCCAGCACTGGCGCGGTTCCTGATCAAACCGGAGAGCATGGCGGGCAAGGTCGGGAACTCGTTGTTCTCTCACTGA
- a CDS encoding WD40/YVTN/BNR-like repeat-containing protein, translated as MSEPVNRRTQSDVDAAIGRPSALRKGKSLAAALSVTISLLGALSVSGFAAPLQAAQSTAEDSTFSIESPKSSHGLLLDVTHAGARLIVVGDRGHILYSDDQGKTWTQAKVPSRQLLTAVYFVDDTHGWAVGHDAQILASADAGATWTKQFEDLNREAPLLDVWFKDAQTGFAVGAYGALLTTTDGGAHWADVSDRIDNQDQYHYNGIAQVKDSGLFIVGEMGSMFRSADEGQTWERVQSPYQGSLFGVIGTARSDTLLAYGLRGNLFRSTDFGTTWTTIELKGARGPLEFGLSNAALLSDGSLVVVGNGGSVMRSTDDGVSFKVSNRPDRISLAGVTADDKGDLILVGQGGVRVTSPTGAELVQQ; from the coding sequence ATGAGTGAGCCTGTAAATCGGCGCACCCAGTCCGATGTGGATGCGGCTATAGGTCGTCCATCGGCGTTACGTAAAGGCAAGTCCCTGGCGGCGGCACTCTCAGTGACCATCTCGCTGCTCGGCGCGCTGTCGGTATCTGGTTTTGCCGCGCCCTTGCAGGCTGCGCAAAGCACGGCTGAAGACTCTACTTTTTCCATCGAATCGCCCAAATCCTCTCACGGGTTATTGCTCGACGTGACCCATGCCGGTGCGCGGCTGATCGTTGTGGGCGACCGGGGCCACATTCTGTATTCCGATGATCAGGGCAAGACCTGGACTCAGGCCAAAGTGCCGAGCCGGCAGTTGCTGACGGCGGTCTATTTTGTCGACGACACGCATGGTTGGGCAGTCGGGCACGATGCACAGATTCTTGCCAGTGCCGATGCAGGCGCGACTTGGACCAAGCAATTCGAAGACCTCAACCGCGAAGCACCCTTGCTGGATGTCTGGTTCAAGGACGCCCAGACAGGTTTTGCCGTGGGAGCCTATGGCGCCTTGCTGACGACCACTGATGGCGGCGCGCATTGGGCCGATGTCAGCGACCGAATCGACAACCAGGACCAGTACCACTACAACGGCATCGCCCAGGTCAAGGATTCGGGTCTGTTCATTGTTGGGGAAATGGGCAGCATGTTCCGTTCTGCCGACGAGGGACAAACCTGGGAGCGCGTACAAAGCCCTTATCAGGGTTCCCTGTTCGGTGTGATCGGCACTGCCAGATCCGACACGCTGTTGGCCTACGGCCTGCGCGGTAACCTGTTTCGGTCCACTGACTTCGGCACTACCTGGACCACCATCGAACTCAAGGGCGCACGTGGCCCGCTGGAGTTCGGCCTGTCGAATGCGGCCCTGCTGTCTGACGGCTCGCTGGTAGTGGTGGGCAATGGCGGCAGTGTGATGCGCAGCACTGACGACGGCGTTTCGTTCAAGGTGTCCAATCGTCCTGACCGCATCTCCCTGGCAGGCGTGACCGCCGACGATAAGGGCGATCTGATTCTGGTAGGACAGGGTGGCGTTCGCGTTACCTCGCCAACCGGCGCTGAGCTGGTCCAACAATAA